GAGGTGGTAAGTTTCTTGTTAAGATAGAGGATAGGGGTTCGGTTGTAGGGGGCAGGTGGCAATTTGCGAGTTGGAATGGGATTATTAATAATATTCCTGTTGAGTCAGGGAGCGATTACAAATTCAGAATCACTGCGTATAGTTTACCAGATTTTACAGATTCTATTTCTGTATTTTCTGATAATTTTATGGTGATGGATTCTCTTCCTTTGAGTTTAGGGAAATTCTTTATTCCTCCTGATTATTATGTTGGGAAGATTCACAGTGATTCTGTTTTTAATGGGAAGACTGATTTTCTCTGGGAAGCGAGTGCGAGTGGAGAAGTTTATCCTCCCCAGAGATATGTTTTTGTAGATACTGCGAAGGGTATAAGGAAAAGGGTAATTAATTGGCAGGTTGAAGTAAATGCTTGGGCGGGATGGGGTGTTGACGGAAAGGGGCTTAGAGACTCTGTTTATATTTTTGTTGGGTTATCTGGGGCTAGTGGTGTAAGAGACACGGCCTTTTTCTATGTGGATCCTCCTTGTGAGTTAATGCCAGTGAAAGTTGAGTTTGTTTGGTGTTTCAATACTCTTAAAAACTTTATAGACGGAAGAACTTATAGAAAGACATTCGGCTATTATGGATAAGTATGATTCCGAGAAAAGTCGGCTTAATTGTTGAGGAGTGAGGAACAGGGTATGATCTCGAAGATGGAACTAATCCTGCTTTTCTTTATCAACAAAATTACCTTAGAGATGCATTGGTTGCGGCAATGAACCTTGATATCTTTAACAATAATTGCGAGAGAGTGAAGATGGTAAATGTCGCGCAGTTAGTAAATGTTTTACAATCGGTTATTCTAACAAAGGACGACAGGATTGTGCTCACCCCAACTCACTATTTTTTAAGATGGATAAATTGTATCAGGACGTAATACTTCTACCTACTCGTTTGAAATGCGAAGGCTATTTTTATGGTCAGGGGAAAATCCCATTAATCAGTGCGTCGGCCTCAAAGGATAAAGATGGAAAAATCCATATAAGCGTAGTGAATTTAGACCCTGTAAAGGAGAGAAACTTACTCTGCGAAATTCGCGGTGTATCTCTGGAGAAAGTTCCTGGCGAAATTATTACCGCCAATAAAATAAATGCCTATAATGATTTTGGAAAGCCTGAAGAAGTAAAAATAGAACCTTTTAAAGAGTTTAAAATAGATGAGAATAACATTGTTGTCACTCTTTTACCTAAATCAGTTGTTATGCTTGAGGTTCAATAAACAATAAATTGAGAGTTTTGTGATTTTTTAAATAGGAATCTCTTAAAATATAATAATTGCAATGGTTTTATGGATTTTTCAGGTGGACAGTATCAATTTTTGAGGTAGGAGTTTTCGACGACTAACCATTCAGAAGACAACGCGGTTAATTTTTCCATCGAGGGAATTGCCACTCCCTATAGCCTCGCTCCTGTTGATTTTTAAGAATTTAAATAGACCGTGGTAGCTCGGCTTCCGAGACGTCCTTCTTAACGGTTAGTCCTCGCTGTTAACTCGAGATAAAATATACACCAGTTATAGTGTTTTAAACAAAAATCGTGAAACTCAGATTGAGGAATGGAAAGTTTTAAGTTACTTATCTTTCTGGCAATCTAATCTTTGTATCCCCCTGTCTCTCTCGATTTGACGGATCTCGTCCTCAGTAGCCTGTATCGGATATTTACCGGTAAAACAAGCAGTGCAAAAATTACTAATCTTTTTATTTGAAACAGCTTCTATAAGCCCTTCTAAGGTTTGATAGGTAAGTGAATCCACACCAATCATTTTTCTTATATTTTCTACAGTTCTATTGTAGGTAATAAATTCTCCCTTTCTTTGCATATCAATCCCATAATAGCAGGGAAATCTTAGAGGAGGACTTGAGGAAGCAAAATGAACTTCTTTTGCACCCGCATTTTTGATTAATTGAACAATTTTTTTTGATGTTGTTCCTCGGACTATAGAATCATCTACTAAAAGAACTTTTTTGCCTTTTATGATTTCTTTCACAGGAGAAAGTTTTATTCTTATCAACTCTTCTCTCTTTTTCTGATGAGGCATTATGAAGGTTCTTCCTACGTAACGATTTCTTATCAATCCCTCTCTATCTTTTACTTTTAGTTCTTCTGCGAGGGATACAGCAACTGGTCTTGATGTATCCGGTATGGGAACGACTATATCTATGTTTATTCTCTTTTTTTCTATTTCTTTTGCAAGGTTTTTGCCAAGTCTTAGTCTTGCCTCGTAGACGGATATGCCGTCTATAGTGGAGTCGGGTCTTGCAAAGTATACATATTCAAAAATACAGGGATAACGTTTCTCTTCGGTGATTTTTTTGGTGTATAATTTGCCGGCTGTGCTGAAAAATATGGCTTCTCCTGGGTGAACATCCCTCTCTATTTTATATCCAAGTGATTCGAGAGCCACACTTTCAGAGACTACACAGAAACTATTATTCTTTCTACCAAATATTAGAGGTTTAATCCCATAAGGGTCTCTAAAAGCGAGAATACCTTTATCTTTAATCAGAGCAACAACAGAATAGCTTCCTTTTACCTTTTTGAATAATTCTCCAATAGATTCAAAAAGAAAGGAAGGAGAAAAGACAGGTTTATTTTCCATCTCTACAGAGAGAAGATTCAATAGGAGTTCTGCATCAGAAGTTGAGATAGTTATTCTTCTCTCATCTTTTTCCAATCTGTTTTTTAGAGATTCAAAATTAATTATATTTCCGTTAAATGCAAGGGCTATGCCGTAGGGAGTATTTGAAATGAAAGGCTGAGCGTTTTCTATTCCCATTTCTCCTAAGGTTGGATACCGAACATGTCCAATTCCAATATTGCCTTTGAGGTAGTTAAAATCTGCTTCTTGGAAGACATCCCTAACTAATCCTTCTCCTTTTTTGATATGGAATTTATCCGAATAAGTTACCATACCTGCTGCATCTTGTCCACGATGTTGTATTACGAGTAGAGCCTCGTAAATCTGGCTTACGACTTCTTTTTTTCCAAGTATTCCTACTATTCCACACATTTTTACAAAATGGGTAAATTAGATTTTCCCATCAAATATTTATCTATATTATGAGCAACTCTTCTGCCTTCGGATATTGCCCATACAACAAGAGATTGTCCTCGGTGCATATCTCCTGCTGCAAAAACTCCCTCTCGGGTTGTCATAAAATTTTCATCGGTTTTTATATTACCCCGTTCTGTTAGTTCAAGCTTTAAGTCTTCCACCAGACCTCTGTGTTCAGGATGTAAAAAGCCTATAGAGAGAATTACTAAATCTGCCTTAATTTCAAAGTCACTTTTAGGGATTTCTTTCATTATAGGGCAATTCATTTTATCGGTTTTCTTAAATTCAACTCTCACACAATGCAGTTTCTCGACATATCCTTCTTTACCAATGAATTCCTTTGTTAAAACTGACCAGAGGCGCTCACAACCTTCCTCGTGACTGCTTGAATTTTTTAGAATTGAAGGATAAAAGGGCCATGGGTCATTTGTTGTTCTACAGGCTGGGGGTTTTTCAAGTATTTCTATCTGGATTATACTCTTTGCTCCCTGTCGCTTTGCAACACCTACACAGTCTGCACCGGTATCGCCTCCTCCGATTATTACTACTTCTTTATTTTTTGCATCAATAATTTTTTCGGGAGGTATTTTTTCTCCGCTTACTTTTTTATTTGACTGGATTAGATAATCCATTGCAAAGTGAATTCCCTGTAATTCTCTACCCTTGATTTTTAAATCTCTCGGGACTCGTGAACCTATGGCAAGACAAATTGCGTCAAAATCTTTCAATAATTTCTCGGAGTCTATATCTACACCAACAAATGTATTTACTTTAAATTCTATCCCTTCTTTTTCCATTAATTTTAACCGTCGATCAAGGATGTGTTTTTCTAACTTAAAGTCTGGAATCCCATATCTTAATATTCCTCCGATTTTTTGGTCTCTTTCGAACACAACTACTTGGTGCCCCACTTTATTCAACTGATGAGCAGCAGCGAGCCCCGCGGGACCAGAACCTACAATTGCGATTTTTTTACCGGTTCTTTTTAGTGGTGGTTTTGCTTTAACAAGTCCTGATTTAAATGAGTATTCGATTATTGCAAGTTCATTTTCTCTGATTGTGACTGCTTCGTCATTTATTGATAAAACGCAGGAATGCTCACAAAGTGCAGGACAGATTCTTCCGGTTATTTCTGGGAAGTTATTTGTTGCGGAAAGGAGTTCATAAGCTTTTTCCCACTGATTGTTGAATAGGAGGTCGTTCCACTCAGGAATGTAATTTCCAATTGGACAGCCCCAGTGGCAGAAAGGGGTTCCGCAATCCATACAACGGGAAGCCTGTTCCCTTGTTGTCTCATCTTTTCGTGGGATAGAAACATCTCTATAGTCGTTTATTCTTTCTTCTACAGGTCTTAATTCTGCGGTCTCTCTTTTTATCTCTAAAAATCCGTTTATCTTTCCCATTTTTTCTATTCAATTATCGATTGAACCCATTCTTTTGGTTGTTCTTTTCTTTCAGTTTCCAACATATGTTCATATTCGATTGGGATAACCTTTATAAAATTTTTAATTAATTTATCGAAATCCTCGAGAATCTCTTTTGCTCTTTTACTCTTCGTGTATTTATAATGATTTTTTATCAGAGTGTGTATTATTTTAGAATCGTTTTCGTTTATTTTTTTTAATTTTACCATCTCGAGATTACATTTCAGTTTAAAATCTCCATCTGTATCGTACACATAGGCAACACCTCCAGACATTCCTGCAGCAAAATTACGACCTGTCTTACCCAAAATAATTACTCTTCCTCCTGTCATATACTCACAGCCGTGATCTCCCACGCCTTCAACAACCGCATCTATACCTGAGTTTCTTATACAGAAGCGTTCGCCTGCAATACCTCTTATATATGCTTCACCTCTTGTAGCTCCATAAAAGGATGTGTTTCCAATGATGATGTTTTCTTCCGCTCGATAAGTGGTTTTTTTGTCCGGGTAAATTATTATTTTTCCTCCGAAGAGTCCCTTCCCGACATAGTCGTTCGCCATTCCTTCCAGTTCAAAAGTTATCCCTTTTGTTAGAAAAGCCCCAAAACTTTGACCCGCAATTCCTTTGAATTTGAAGTGAATCGTCCCTTCCGGGAGACCTTCTTCTCCATAGACATAAGAAACTTCACCACTTAACCGTGCTCCAACTGAGCGGTTCGTGTTATTTATGTTGACATTCTCTTTTATTTTTTCTCCTTTTAAAATAGCATTTTTTGCAAGCTCTATCAGTTTGTTGTCCAAAATATTATCAAGGTCATGTTTCTCGAATTTGGAATAAAAAATTCCCCTTCTTTCTTTATTTTCCGGTTTGTATAATATTTTGCTGAAGTCGAGGTCTTTTGTTTTCCAATCAAGAATTTTCTCGTTAA
This is a stretch of genomic DNA from candidate division WOR-3 bacterium. It encodes these proteins:
- a CDS encoding alpha-L-arabinofuranosidase C-terminal domain-containing protein; its protein translation is MRESEDGKCRAVSKCFTIGYSNKGRQDCAHPNSLFFKMDKLYQDVILLPTRLKCEGYFYGQGKIPLISASASKDKDGKIHISVVNLDPVKERNLLCEIRGVSLEKVPGEIITANKINAYNDFGKPEEVKIEPFKEFKIDENNIVVTLLPKSVVMLEVQ
- the purF gene encoding amidophosphoribosyltransferase produces the protein MCGIVGILGKKEVVSQIYEALLVIQHRGQDAAGMVTYSDKFHIKKGEGLVRDVFQEADFNYLKGNIGIGHVRYPTLGEMGIENAQPFISNTPYGIALAFNGNIINFESLKNRLEKDERRITISTSDAELLLNLLSVEMENKPVFSPSFLFESIGELFKKVKGSYSVVALIKDKGILAFRDPYGIKPLIFGRKNNSFCVVSESVALESLGYKIERDVHPGEAIFFSTAGKLYTKKITEEKRYPCIFEYVYFARPDSTIDGISVYEARLRLGKNLAKEIEKKRINIDIVVPIPDTSRPVAVSLAEELKVKDREGLIRNRYVGRTFIMPHQKKREELIRIKLSPVKEIIKGKKVLLVDDSIVRGTTSKKIVQLIKNAGAKEVHFASSSPPLRFPCYYGIDMQRKGEFITYNRTVENIRKMIGVDSLTYQTLEGLIEAVSNKKISNFCTACFTGKYPIQATEDEIRQIERDRGIQRLDCQKDK
- a CDS encoding glutamate synthase subunit beta; this translates as MGKINGFLEIKRETAELRPVEERINDYRDVSIPRKDETTREQASRCMDCGTPFCHWGCPIGNYIPEWNDLLFNNQWEKAYELLSATNNFPEITGRICPALCEHSCVLSINDEAVTIRENELAIIEYSFKSGLVKAKPPLKRTGKKIAIVGSGPAGLAAAHQLNKVGHQVVVFERDQKIGGILRYGIPDFKLEKHILDRRLKLMEKEGIEFKVNTFVGVDIDSEKLLKDFDAICLAIGSRVPRDLKIKGRELQGIHFAMDYLIQSNKKVSGEKIPPEKIIDAKNKEVVIIGGGDTGADCVGVAKRQGAKSIIQIEILEKPPACRTTNDPWPFYPSILKNSSSHEEGCERLWSVLTKEFIGKEGYVEKLHCVRVEFKKTDKMNCPIMKEIPKSDFEIKADLVILSIGFLHPEHRGLVEDLKLELTERGNIKTDENFMTTREGVFAAGDMHRGQSLVVWAISEGRRVAHNIDKYLMGKSNLPIL